From the genome of Amycolatopsis sp. NBC_01488, one region includes:
- a CDS encoding HNH endonuclease family protein, giving the protein MPRTRALVLLAVLTGACLTACKVPDVSASGAGSQPAGTAAAAPVAPGEARAELARLKIAVRGTTDGYSRDKFPHWDKVDGACDTREQVLKRDGKDVTTGADCAPKSGTWVSPYDGETWHQASDVDIDHLVPLGQAWVSGAKSWTQQRREQFANDLIRPQLHAVTDNLNEQKSDKAPDQWKPPLVSYWCTYATDWIVVKSNYGLTITVPEKTALAGMLDHC; this is encoded by the coding sequence ATGCCGCGCACCCGAGCGCTCGTCCTGCTGGCCGTCCTCACGGGCGCTTGTCTCACCGCCTGCAAGGTGCCCGACGTGTCCGCGTCCGGGGCCGGGTCCCAGCCCGCCGGGACGGCCGCCGCGGCGCCGGTCGCTCCCGGCGAGGCACGGGCCGAGCTGGCGCGGCTCAAGATCGCCGTGCGCGGCACCACCGACGGCTACAGCCGCGACAAGTTCCCGCACTGGGACAAGGTCGACGGCGCCTGCGACACGCGTGAGCAGGTCCTCAAGCGCGACGGCAAGGACGTCACGACCGGCGCCGACTGCGCCCCGAAGTCCGGCACCTGGGTCAGCCCGTACGACGGCGAGACCTGGCACCAGGCGTCCGATGTGGACATCGACCACCTGGTCCCGCTCGGCCAGGCCTGGGTGAGCGGCGCGAAGTCGTGGACCCAGCAGCGCCGGGAGCAGTTCGCGAACGACCTGATCCGTCCGCAGCTGCACGCCGTCACCGACAACCTCAACGAGCAGAAGAGCGACAAGGCGCCGGACCAGTGGAAGCCGCCGCTGGTCTCCTACTGGTGCACTTACGCCACCGACTGGATCGTGGTCAAGAGCAACTACGGCCTCACGATCACCGTCCCGGAGAAGACGGCGCTGGCCGGCATGCTCGACCACTGCTGA